The Gemmatimonadaceae bacterium genomic sequence AGCTTTGCGCTCGCGGCGCTGCTGTATGCGAACCGGGTGGTGAGCTGGGAACTGGAGTCGGTCGGCGTGACCGAGGTGGTGCCGCGCGACGAACACGGCGACGCGGCCGCGGGGACGATCATCGCTGCCCGGTTCCTGAGCGCGATCGTCGCGATCGTCGTGCTGGGCGGCCTCGCACGCTGGGTGCTGCCGAGCCCTGACGGCGTGGTGCTGGTGCTCTACGCCATCGGGCTCGCTGCCGTCGCGCTCAACACCCGCTTTGCGTATCTGATGCGTGGAACGCCGGCCCGGCCTGCGCTCGCACGCTTCCTGGCCGAGTCGGTCAATGCCGCCGTCGTGCTGGTGCTGGTGCGTTCGGCGGCCGACGTCGAGCGCGTGCCGTTTGGCTTCGTGATCGGAGAGGCGATCGCTGCCGCGTTCCTGCTTTCGGCAATTCCCGGAGCCTGGCGCGGCGTACGGCGGTTTGACGCCGGGCTCGCCAGACACACGATGCGGCGGGCGGCACCGCTGGTGCTCGCGTCGCTCCTCGGGCTCATCGCGTTCAACCTCGACCTGATCCTCCTTCGCCTGACGAGAGGATCGGAGTCGGCGGGGTTCTATGCCGCGGCGTATGCGCTCGTGGCGCTCGTGCTCAATCTCGGCGTGACCTACGCGGCGAATGTGTTGCCCGGGCTGAGCCGGCTGCGCGACGATCGCGATGCATTTGGTCGCTTGTACAGCGATGCCAACCTGC encodes the following:
- a CDS encoding polysaccharide biosynthesis C-terminal domain-containing protein; this translates as MGVGNDKVSPTPLAQLWRGFAMLGLAEIAARLVAFGATAWVSQHLGAGPFGVVSFALAALLYANRVVSWELESVGVTEVVPRDEHGDAAAGTIIAARFLSAIVAIVVLGGLARWVLPSPDGVVLVLYAIGLAAVALNTRFAYLMRGTPARPALARFLAESVNAAVVLVLVRSAADVERVPFGFVIGEAIAAAFLLSAIPGAWRGVRRFDAGLARHTMRRAAPLVLASLLGLIAFNLDLILLRLTRGSESAGFYAAAYALVALVLNLGVTYAANVLPGLSRLRDDRDAFGRLYSDANLLLFVLMVPCVVGGAVLARPLVNLVFGAEYASSAAPLAPLLVAAGLTLSRLVPVAAIVALGRRREALWVNGSGAVVNVALNLILIPRFGIMGAASSAVATDIVRLVVAQALVRRAGVEARYARRLVAPASAAAVMGVLVWLVRAWPVPLAVVSGAAIYGAALVMFGVVKIGPGARVRLAEDA